Proteins co-encoded in one Scylla paramamosain isolate STU-SP2022 unplaced genomic scaffold, ASM3559412v1 Contig4, whole genome shotgun sequence genomic window:
- the LOC135096462 gene encoding gastrula zinc finger protein XlCGF57.1-like, translating to MSGEPLRSVAGKSSHPLCPRAPQVSGWQVLPSSLPQSPSGQWLASPPILSAPEPLRCKVGVHPWCSPRIPAGPATARSSVAMEGARPGNSRSSSSSNSLEQQVTQGGRTYTCDHCGKVCSTKAAIARHVLSHASKTRLRGRSGPAEHTATHTGGRNHKCDLCGKTFVLKSHLASHILTHTGERKFQCLECGKRFTMKSSLNTHILTHTGERKFQCLECGKRFTLKSNLNTHILTHTGERKFQCLECGKRFTRKGSLNTHNLTHTGERKFQCLECGKRFTRKGSLNTHILTHTGERKFQCLECGKRFTWKGSLNTHILTHTGERKFQCLECGKRFTQESHLNTHILTHTGERKFQCLECGKRFTRKGTLERHILTHTGERKFQCLECGKRFTRKGTLEKHILTHTGERKFQCLECGKRFTRKGTLERHILTHTGERKFQCLECGKRFTQKGTLDRHILTHTGKKKRKHPKS from the exons ATGTCGGGAG AGCCTCTCAGATCAGTGGCTGGcaagtcctcccatcctctctgccccagagcccctcaggtcagtggctggcaagtcctcccatcctctctgccccagagcccctcaggtcagtggctggcaagtcctcccatcctctctgcccCAGAGCCCCTCAG GTGCAAGGTCGGTGTGCATCCTTGGTGCAGCCCCAGGATTCCTGCAGGACCAGCCACGGCCAGGAGCAGCGTTGCAATGGAGGGTGCGAGGCCaggcaacagcaggagcagcagcagtagtaacagtctGGAGCAGCAGGTGACCCAAGGCGGGAGGACCTACACTTGTGACCACTGCGGCAAAGTGTGCTCCACCAAGGCTGCCATTGCCAGACACGTCCTCTCCCATGCCAGCAAGACAAGGctgagaggcaggagtggccCCGCTGAACACACTGCCACCCACACTGGTGGCAGGAACCACAAGTGTGACCTCTGCGGGAAGACATTTGTCCTGAAGAGTCATCTTgcctcacacatcctcacccacactggggagagaaagttccagtgcctggagtgtgggaaaagatttaccatGAAGagttcccttaacacacacatcctcacccacactggggagagaaagttccagtgcctggagtgtgggaaaagatttaccctgaAGAgtaatcttaacacacacatcctcacccacactggggagagaaagtttcagtgcctggagtgtgggaaaagatttacccggaagggttcccttaacacacacaacctcacccacactggggagagaaagttccagtgcctggagtgtgggaaaagatttacccggaagggttcccttaacacacacatcctcacccacactggggagagaaagttccagtgcctggagtgtgggaaaagatttacctggaagggttcccttaacacacacatcctcacccacactggggagagaaagttccagtgcctggagtgtgggaaaagatttacccaggagagtcatcttaacacacacatcctcacccacactggggagagaaagttccagtgcctggagtgtgggaaaagatttacccggaaGGGTACTCTTGagagacacatcctcacccacactggggagagaaagttccagtgcctggagtgtgggaaaagatttacccggaaGGGTACTCTTGAgaaacacatcctcacccacactggggagagaaagttccagtgcctggagtgtgggaaaagatttacccggaaGGGTACTCTTGagagacacatcctcacccacactggggagagaaagttccagtgcctggagtgtgggaaaagatttacccagaagggtactcttgacagacacatcctcacccacactggaaagaagaagagaaaacatccAAAATCATAG